A section of the Alkalihalobacillus sp. LMS39 genome encodes:
- the ffh gene encoding signal recognition particle protein, translating into MAFEGLAERLQNTMQKIRGKGKVSEADVKEMMREVRLALLEADVNFKVVKEFIAKVKERAVGQEVLKSLTPGQQVIKVVNEELTALMGGEQSKIAVAQKAPTIIMMVGLQGAGKTTTTAKLANHLRKKHNRNPMLVAADIYRPAAIKQLETLGKQLNMPVFSLGDKESPVKIAEEAIKKAKEDHHDYVIIDTAGRLHIDEELMDELQQVKQLAKPDEILLVVDAMTGQDAVNVAESFNEQLDITGVVLTKLDGDTRGGAALSVKAVTNTPIKFAGMGEKVDQLEPFHPERMASRILGMGDVLTLIEKAQANVDEEKARELEKKMRTMDLTFDDFLDQLAQVRSMGPLDEILGMMPGMNKMKNMKNLQVDDKQINRVEAIVRSMTKAEKQDPSLINASRRRRIAKGSGTTIQDVNRLLKQFEDMKKMMKQMTGMTKGKKKGKGKGKMPFPFM; encoded by the coding sequence TTGGCATTTGAAGGATTAGCTGAACGACTGCAAAATACGATGCAAAAAATTCGCGGAAAAGGGAAAGTCTCTGAAGCGGATGTAAAAGAAATGATGCGTGAAGTCCGTCTTGCTTTACTTGAAGCAGACGTTAACTTTAAAGTGGTAAAAGAATTTATTGCGAAAGTGAAAGAACGGGCAGTTGGACAAGAAGTATTAAAAAGTTTAACACCGGGCCAACAAGTTATCAAAGTTGTAAATGAAGAATTAACAGCTTTGATGGGAGGCGAACAAAGCAAAATTGCGGTTGCGCAAAAAGCACCGACCATTATTATGATGGTAGGTCTCCAAGGTGCCGGTAAAACGACAACAACGGCTAAGCTTGCCAATCACTTACGTAAGAAGCACAATCGAAACCCGATGTTAGTTGCGGCAGATATTTATCGCCCAGCTGCCATTAAACAGCTTGAAACGCTTGGAAAGCAATTAAATATGCCGGTTTTTTCATTAGGTGACAAAGAAAGCCCTGTAAAAATTGCGGAAGAAGCGATAAAAAAAGCAAAAGAGGACCATCACGATTATGTCATTATCGATACAGCAGGTCGACTCCATATTGACGAGGAGTTAATGGATGAGCTTCAACAAGTTAAGCAACTTGCTAAGCCTGATGAAATATTGCTTGTTGTTGATGCTATGACAGGGCAAGATGCGGTTAATGTTGCAGAAAGCTTTAATGAACAGCTTGATATTACCGGTGTCGTGTTGACAAAGTTAGATGGAGACACGCGAGGTGGAGCTGCACTTTCAGTTAAGGCAGTAACGAACACACCGATTAAATTTGCAGGTATGGGCGAAAAAGTCGACCAACTTGAACCATTTCATCCAGAAAGAATGGCATCTCGAATTTTAGGGATGGGTGATGTTCTAACGCTTATCGAAAAAGCTCAAGCGAATGTTGATGAAGAAAAAGCGCGAGAACTTGAAAAGAAAATGCGAACGATGGATTTAACGTTTGATGACTTTCTTGACCAACTAGCGCAAGTAAGAAGCATGGGTCCATTAGATGAAATATTAGGTATGATGCCTGGTATGAATAAAATGAAAAACATGAAAAACCTTCAAGTTGATGATAAACAAATTAATCGAGTTGAAGCGATCGTAAGGTCGATGACAAAAGCTGAAAAGCAAGACCCTAGCCTCATCAATGCAAGTAGAAGACGAAGAATTGCAAAAGGGAGTGGAACGACAATTCAAGACGTCAATCGCTTACTTAAGCAATTTGAAGACATGAAAAAAATGATGAAGCAAATGACAGGGATGACAAAAGGCAAGAAAAAAGGTAAAGGGAAAGGAAAAATGCCATTTCCTTTCAT